One window of Tepidanaerobacter acetatoxydans Re1 genomic DNA carries:
- a CDS encoding helix-turn-helix domain-containing protein, translated as MKKEPYEENTFYSRIKKFRKAKKMTIKELAEKANITSSMLSQIERGLANPSINTMKLIANALDVPLFKFFMEEEDDIRSQVVTPENRRRVYLPDSNGVIYELLTPDLAGTIEFCQLTLEPYMSTSDTPMGHEGEEVAIVISGTAELILDDSKIIMEAGDSIRIPPHTNHKWYNPSEKPLVLIFAITPPSF; from the coding sequence ATGAAGAAAGAACCCTATGAAGAAAATACTTTTTACAGCAGGATAAAAAAATTTAGAAAAGCAAAGAAGATGACGATAAAGGAACTTGCTGAAAAGGCAAACATTACATCATCTATGTTAAGTCAAATAGAAAGAGGGCTTGCAAATCCTTCTATAAATACGATGAAGCTTATTGCAAATGCTTTAGATGTGCCGCTTTTTAAGTTTTTTATGGAAGAAGAAGACGATATTAGAAGCCAGGTGGTTACTCCGGAAAACAGAAGGCGTGTATATCTGCCGGACTCTAATGGCGTAATTTATGAGCTCTTAACTCCTGATTTGGCGGGAACCATTGAATTTTGCCAGCTAACCCTAGAACCTTATATGTCTACCTCGGATACCCCTATGGGGCACGAAGGAGAAGAGGTGGCTATTGTAATATCAGGAACGGCAGAACTTATCTTGGACGATTCTAAGATAATCATGGAGGCAGGAGATAGTATAAGAATCCCACCTCATACTAATCATAAATGGTATAATCCATCTGAGAAGCCATTAGTGCTTATTTTTGCGATAACACCCCCCAGCTTTTGA
- a CDS encoding alanine racemase — MEKKELQTPAILVDLDILENNIKKAQALCDAHDKELWPMIKTHKSTEIVKMQQEAGAAGFLCGTLDECEGLAKAGIKNIMYAYPVASPVNIQRVIELSKKCNFIIRIDNYDGAKMLNDAAEAAGVKVNYTIIIDSGLHRFGILPEKVLDFANSLKDFKALNFLGISTHPGHVYSASKQEDIPLYVKDEKNAVKTAADSLRAAGYELKLITSGSTPTFYDAVSDENINVFHPGNYVFMDNIQLSTNTAKESDCALFVYATVISHPLEELFICDAGAKCLGLDQGAHGNTAIKGYGHVKGHPELTVFSLSEEVGKLHVEGKTNLKVGDTIEIIPNHSCSTANLTSYLIGCRGQKVEKLIKVDMRGNSTTKGVK, encoded by the coding sequence ATGGAAAAGAAAGAACTTCAAACACCGGCTATACTAGTTGACCTGGATATTTTAGAAAACAATATTAAGAAGGCTCAAGCGCTGTGTGATGCACATGACAAAGAACTGTGGCCAATGATAAAGACCCACAAAAGCACAGAGATTGTAAAAATGCAGCAGGAAGCAGGAGCCGCCGGGTTTTTATGCGGCACACTAGATGAGTGTGAGGGACTTGCCAAGGCAGGTATCAAAAACATCATGTATGCATATCCTGTTGCAAGCCCTGTAAATATTCAAAGGGTTATTGAGCTTAGCAAAAAATGCAATTTCATTATAAGAATCGATAATTACGACGGGGCAAAGATGCTAAATGATGCGGCAGAGGCTGCGGGAGTTAAAGTAAATTATACGATTATAATTGACAGCGGATTGCATCGCTTTGGTATTTTGCCTGAAAAGGTATTAGATTTTGCAAACTCATTAAAGGATTTTAAGGCTCTAAACTTTTTAGGTATCTCAACCCATCCGGGCCATGTTTACTCCGCTTCAAAGCAGGAAGATATCCCACTTTATGTAAAAGATGAGAAAAATGCTGTAAAGACCGCAGCAGATTCCCTCAGAGCTGCAGGGTATGAGTTGAAACTTATAACCAGTGGCTCCACACCTACTTTCTATGATGCAGTCTCAGATGAAAATATCAACGTTTTCCATCCCGGCAATTATGTATTTATGGATAATATCCAGCTTTCTACAAATACAGCAAAAGAATCAGATTGTGCGCTTTTTGTATATGCTACAGTTATTTCTCATCCTTTAGAAGAATTATTTATATGCGATGCAGGGGCCAAATGCCTCGGCCTTGACCAGGGTGCTCATGGAAATACTGCAATCAAAGGCTATGGACATGTAAAAGGGCATCCGGAGCTTACCGTTTTTAGTCTTTCAGAAGAGGTTGGCAAGCTTCATGTAGAAGGTAAAACAAATCTTAAGGTCGGCGATACGATCGAGATTATACCGAATCACAGCTGTTCTACCGCAAATCTTACCAGCTATCTTATAGGCTGCCGCGGTCAAAAAGTTGAAAAGCTTATTAAAGTTGATATGAGAGGAAATTCTACTACTAAGGGAGTAAAATAG
- a CDS encoding GntP family permease — translation MNPLFTVFSIAISIAVLVFLTVRVKLHPFFSLTAAAFTFGILTGQSIPDIIAAFSSGLGSTIAGIGIVIAIGTVMGALLEKSGAAETMAKTILKITGPKHAALGLAITGYFVSIPVFCDSAFVILSPLAKSLSRDTKVSMTTMAVSLAMGLHATHMLVPPTPGPLAVAGILNADLGLVILLGMVVSIPVTLVGYYLGTRFGSKYYYLPSDTEEIVTDKKLPGALQAFLPILLPILLMFLNTISSLESAPFGKNNFITSLFAATGQPVSALLIGLIFAFITYRSIYPEDNLVWTFDGAFGEALKTAGQIVLIVGAGGAFASVLRTSNLEEMVTMYFSGMTIGILIPFIIGAIFRTAIGSGTVGMITAASMLLPLLDILGFTTPMGRVIAMLACAAGGFMVFHGNDDFFWVITTTSEMKPEVAYRTLPIISIAQSLTAIVLVFILQAIFL, via the coding sequence ATGAATCCTTTGTTCACTGTTTTTTCAATTGCTATTTCTATTGCTGTATTAGTTTTTTTAACAGTTAGAGTAAAATTACACCCATTCTTTTCTTTAACTGCAGCTGCATTTACTTTTGGAATCTTAACCGGTCAGTCTATCCCAGACATCATAGCTGCATTTTCATCAGGACTAGGCAGCACAATAGCCGGAATCGGCATTGTTATTGCCATCGGGACAGTGATGGGCGCTTTGCTTGAAAAGAGCGGAGCAGCAGAAACAATGGCCAAAACTATTTTAAAAATTACCGGCCCGAAACATGCTGCATTAGGACTAGCCATTACCGGCTATTTCGTTTCAATACCGGTTTTTTGCGATTCAGCTTTTGTAATACTTTCTCCTTTGGCAAAAAGTTTAAGTAGGGATACAAAGGTTAGCATGACTACAATGGCAGTATCTTTGGCAATGGGCCTTCATGCAACACATATGTTGGTTCCACCTACACCAGGTCCTTTAGCTGTTGCCGGTATTTTAAACGCAGATCTGGGACTTGTTATTCTTTTGGGTATGGTTGTATCAATACCTGTTACTCTAGTTGGCTACTATCTTGGAACACGTTTTGGCTCAAAATATTATTATCTCCCATCTGATACCGAGGAAATTGTTACTGACAAAAAATTGCCTGGTGCTTTACAAGCATTCTTGCCTATTTTATTGCCAATTCTCTTAATGTTCCTAAATACAATTTCATCGCTAGAAAGCGCTCCCTTTGGAAAAAATAATTTCATTACATCGCTTTTCGCAGCAACTGGTCAACCTGTATCCGCCTTGCTTATTGGCTTAATTTTTGCATTTATCACATATCGCAGCATTTATCCTGAAGATAATTTAGTCTGGACATTTGATGGTGCTTTTGGTGAAGCTCTAAAAACCGCAGGTCAGATAGTCTTAATCGTAGGTGCAGGCGGAGCTTTTGCATCTGTCCTTAGGACCTCAAATCTTGAGGAGATGGTGACAATGTATTTTTCCGGGATGACCATAGGTATACTCATTCCATTTATAATCGGTGCAATATTTAGAACCGCCATTGGCTCAGGCACTGTCGGAATGATTACGGCTGCATCTATGTTGTTGCCTCTCCTGGATATTTTAGGTTTTACAACTCCTATGGGTCGAGTCATTGCAATGCTTGCTTGTGCAGCTGGTGGGTTTATGGTATTTCACGGCAATGATGATTTCTTCTGGGTAATCACTACTACGTCTGAGATGAAGCCTGAGGTTGCTTATCGGACTTTGCCGATAATCAGCATCGCTCAATCCCTTACTGCCATTGTTTTAGTATTCATTCTTCAGGCAATCTTTTTGTAA
- a CDS encoding PTS sugar transporter subunit IIB: MKILIVCNAGMSTGIMQIKLQKCIESDGQKASVEAIPLTEIEQNLEGTDIILLGPQVRFAEDEIKRMTKNSIPVFSIDIQDFGLMRAENVWQQIKKELSKK; encoded by the coding sequence ATGAAGATTTTGATTGTTTGTAATGCCGGAATGAGTACTGGTATTATGCAAATAAAATTACAAAAATGCATAGAATCAGACGGTCAGAAAGCTTCGGTAGAGGCAATACCGCTTACGGAAATAGAACAAAATCTGGAAGGAACAGATATTATTCTGCTGGGCCCCCAAGTTCGATTTGCAGAAGATGAAATTAAACGAATGACAAAAAATAGCATACCTGTATTCAGTATTGATATTCAGGATTTTGGTTTAATGCGAGCGGAAAACGTTTGGCAGCAAATCAAGAAAGAGCTTTCTAAAAAATAA
- a CDS encoding PTS sugar transporter subunit IIC, whose amino-acid sequence MSSNIMNWIEKTILPFAGKIQRNRYLQAIQAGFMMCMPIMLVGSISIILTRPLVDYTTMAVTESGYTFFKNWQLFIENYGAPLLLLRSMTLYSISLWVCLAVSYHLASYYKMNTILTPMLNLLMFFILCSSKTPDGGISNDYWGGEGLFASIIIAIVITELYRFLIDKKVGTIQMPEMVPPALKSSFSSIFPILFITSVCTIISIFFNCIIGLSFPQAILACFHPLVIAIDNVFGLAISSILTQIVWWFGIHNTAITSMLEPLMMSNYASNAAQYAAGMPPSALPHIWTEPLWWNFMVIGGSGATLSVAFMLLRSKSKQLKTIGQISIIPALFNINEPIIFGLPIVLNPLFFIPWVFAQTFNGIASYICMDIGLVNKTFIYPGWNIPTPIGQFLATMDYRAIILAITLVVIDGLIYYPFLKVYEKQKLIEETAGISNL is encoded by the coding sequence ATGAGTAGTAATATTATGAATTGGATAGAAAAAACTATATTACCCTTTGCTGGAAAAATTCAACGTAATAGATATTTGCAAGCAATCCAGGCTGGCTTTATGATGTGTATGCCTATAATGTTAGTTGGTAGCATTAGCATTATTTTAACAAGACCCCTAGTCGATTATACAACCATGGCAGTTACAGAAAGCGGTTATACTTTCTTCAAGAATTGGCAGTTATTTATAGAAAATTATGGTGCCCCGCTTTTACTTCTAAGATCTATGACACTCTATAGTATAAGCTTATGGGTATGTTTAGCAGTATCATACCATTTAGCTTCTTATTATAAAATGAATACTATCTTAACTCCCATGCTAAATCTTTTAATGTTCTTTATATTATGTTCCAGTAAAACTCCTGATGGTGGTATTAGTAATGATTATTGGGGTGGCGAAGGCTTATTTGCCTCAATTATAATTGCAATAGTAATTACAGAACTTTATCGTTTCTTAATTGATAAAAAAGTTGGGACTATACAAATGCCAGAAATGGTGCCACCTGCGCTAAAGAGTTCATTTTCTTCTATCTTTCCAATACTGTTTATTACTTCTGTCTGCACTATAATAAGTATCTTCTTTAATTGTATTATCGGACTATCTTTCCCACAGGCAATCTTAGCCTGCTTTCATCCATTAGTAATCGCAATTGATAATGTCTTTGGTTTAGCTATAAGTTCCATATTGACACAAATTGTTTGGTGGTTTGGCATCCATAATACAGCAATTACTTCAATGCTTGAACCCCTTATGATGAGCAACTATGCCTCTAATGCAGCACAATATGCAGCAGGCATGCCACCTTCTGCATTACCACATATCTGGACTGAACCTCTGTGGTGGAATTTTATGGTTATAGGAGGTTCTGGTGCTACTTTGTCCGTTGCATTTATGCTATTAAGAAGTAAATCTAAACAGTTAAAAACAATAGGGCAAATTTCTATTATACCAGCCTTATTTAATATTAATGAACCAATTATATTTGGACTCCCGATTGTTTTAAATCCTTTATTTTTCATCCCATGGGTTTTCGCACAAACATTTAACGGTATTGCATCCTATATTTGTATGGACATAGGTTTAGTAAACAAGACATTTATATACCCTGGGTGGAATATTCCCACTCCGATCGGACAATTTTTAGCGACCATGGACTATCGAGCAATAATATTAGCAATTACACTCGTTGTTATCGATGGACTAATTTATTACCCATTTCTTAAGGTATATGAAAAGCAGAAATTAATCGAAGAAACAGCAGGTATAAGCAATTTATAG
- a CDS encoding glycoside hydrolase family 1 protein: MSNNEKFLWGSATSAYQCEGAWNEDGKGPSQWDIFCHTSKLNINNVSADISCDHYHRYEEDIKMMAECGQNTYRFSISWARILPEGTGKVNPKGIDFYNRLIDTCLKYKIIPNVTLFHYDLPAAIAERGGWENRKTVDDFLNYAKICFEAFGDRVPLWATINEPKYYAYCSYLAGVYPPNVQDFNRFACVGYHLLLASAKAINEFHKHNYIGKIGLVHATGNVEVQGNDEASKIAYRNADLFYNKWVTDTCIKGYFPDDLFPKLKESNIDLSFVKEEDKPIFMNGTVDFLGANIYSRSYVKPYTSGETRININNVGANSNIREGVVIKGWFETAYDENVRRNLWGREIYPKCMYDELMELKDKYGNIPIYITENGHGCYDEIVDGKIHDDERIEILQEFISWMLKAIHDGANVKGYYVWSSMDLYSWVNGYKKRYGLVYVDFENDNKRIPKKSYFWYKDLIAKFEGRNINNE, translated from the coding sequence ATGAGTAATAATGAGAAATTTCTTTGGGGAAGTGCAACTTCTGCTTATCAGTGTGAAGGAGCTTGGAATGAAGATGGAAAAGGACCTTCACAGTGGGACATTTTTTGCCACACATCAAAATTAAATATTAATAATGTTTCAGCTGATATTTCTTGTGACCATTATCATCGTTATGAGGAAGATATTAAAATGATGGCTGAATGTGGTCAAAATACGTATCGTTTCTCCATCAGCTGGGCAAGAATTTTACCTGAAGGTACAGGAAAAGTAAATCCAAAGGGAATCGACTTTTATAATCGTCTAATCGATACTTGCTTAAAGTATAAGATAATCCCAAACGTAACACTTTTTCACTATGATTTGCCAGCAGCTATTGCTGAAAGAGGGGGATGGGAAAACAGAAAAACTGTAGATGATTTTTTGAATTACGCTAAAATCTGCTTTGAAGCATTCGGCGACAGGGTGCCGCTATGGGCTACAATTAATGAACCTAAATATTATGCTTATTGCAGTTATTTAGCCGGTGTTTACCCTCCAAATGTTCAAGATTTTAATCGCTTTGCATGTGTCGGGTATCATTTATTGCTCGCCAGCGCAAAAGCTATCAATGAATTTCATAAGCATAACTACATTGGCAAAATAGGTTTAGTTCACGCTACCGGTAATGTAGAAGTGCAAGGAAATGATGAAGCAAGTAAAATTGCATATCGTAATGCAGACTTATTTTATAATAAGTGGGTTACTGATACTTGTATTAAAGGTTACTTTCCAGATGATTTATTTCCAAAACTTAAAGAAAGTAATATTGATTTATCTTTCGTCAAAGAAGAGGATAAGCCAATTTTCATGAATGGAACTGTTGATTTTTTAGGAGCTAATATATATAGTCGTTCTTATGTGAAACCTTATACTTCCGGAGAAACAAGAATTAATATAAATAATGTTGGGGCAAACTCTAACATAAGAGAGGGGGTTGTTATCAAGGGATGGTTCGAAACCGCTTATGATGAGAATGTTAGACGCAATCTTTGGGGACGTGAAATATATCCGAAGTGCATGTATGACGAACTTATGGAATTAAAGGATAAGTATGGTAATATTCCCATTTATATCACAGAAAATGGCCATGGTTGCTATGATGAAATTGTAGATGGAAAAATCCATGATGATGAAAGAATAGAAATACTTCAAGAATTTATCAGTTGGATGCTAAAAGCAATTCACGATGGTGCAAATGTAAAAGGTTACTATGTTTGGTCTTCAATGGATTTATATAGCTGGGTAAATGGTTATAAAAAACGTTATGGATTAGTATACGTAGATTTTGAAAATGACAATAAAAGGATACCTAAAAAAAGCTATTTTTGGTATAAAGACTTAATTGCAAAATTCGAGGGGAGGAATATAAATAATGAGTAG
- a CDS encoding PTS lactose/cellobiose transporter subunit IIA — MKKEDIQKIAFQIIAYAGSAFDYFNQAIDLASKNNIIEAEEKIRSGNEELNRAHNAQTSILACEANNEDIPYSIIMVHAQDHLTMALFTERMAKHFINIWKEKGC, encoded by the coding sequence ATGAAAAAGGAAGATATCCAAAAAATAGCTTTCCAAATTATTGCTTATGCTGGAAGTGCTTTTGATTATTTTAATCAAGCGATAGATTTAGCAAGTAAAAATAACATCATCGAAGCAGAAGAAAAAATTAGAAGCGGTAATGAAGAGCTTAACCGTGCGCATAATGCTCAAACATCCATTCTCGCCTGTGAAGCAAATAATGAAGACATACCATATAGCATAATTATGGTTCATGCACAAGATCATTTAACGATGGCTCTTTTTACTGAAAGAATGGCTAAACATTTCATTAATATATGGAAAGAAAAGGGGTGCTGA
- a CDS encoding YitT family protein: MKKLDYKGIILEILGSALISISLYNFAAQAKFPMTGFSGISLILYRLFRISLGISTVILNIPVALISYRLLGKKFFWRSIRCIIISSAMIDIIVPMLPVYRGERILAAICTGILSGIGYALIYMQNSSTGGADFIIMSIKAILPHVELGSIAFLISIGIILVSGILFHDVDGIIYGIMISYISCYIINKAMLYANASKLALIVTKKGELISANIIKNSSHWGSAIIKAFGEHKQNDKEEIILCACKERQIHQLKKTIKEIDPFSLIIILDSLIQ, translated from the coding sequence GTGAAAAAGCTAGACTATAAAGGAATAATACTTGAAATTTTAGGCAGTGCATTAATTTCAATAAGTTTATATAATTTTGCAGCCCAAGCTAAATTTCCAATGACAGGTTTTTCTGGAATATCTCTAATTTTGTATCGCCTATTTCGTATTTCCTTAGGTATTTCTACAGTAATTTTAAACATTCCAGTTGCTTTGATATCATATCGTTTGTTGGGTAAAAAGTTTTTTTGGCGTTCAATTCGATGTATCATTATATCATCTGCAATGATTGATATTATTGTTCCGATGCTTCCTGTTTACAGAGGAGAAAGAATCTTAGCTGCTATATGTACCGGAATACTCAGCGGAATCGGCTATGCGTTGATTTATATGCAAAATTCTTCTACAGGTGGTGCTGATTTCATAATTATGTCTATAAAAGCAATATTACCTCATGTTGAATTAGGCAGTATTGCTTTTTTAATTTCTATAGGCATTATATTAGTTAGTGGGATTTTATTTCATGATGTAGATGGCATAATTTATGGCATAATGATTAGTTATATATCTTGTTATATAATTAATAAAGCAATGCTTTATGCGAATGCTAGTAAACTGGCTTTAATTGTTACTAAAAAAGGAGAGTTAATATCAGCAAATATAATTAAAAATAGTAGCCATTGGGGTTCGGCCATTATAAAAGCATTTGGAGAACACAAGCAAAATGATAAAGAAGAAATAATTTTATGCGCGTGTAAGGAAAGACAGATTCATCAATTAAAAAAAACTATTAAAGAAATAGATCCATTTTCTTTAATAATTATTCTGGATTCATTAATACAATGA
- a CDS encoding BglG family transcription antiterminator, with product MYLTSRQKKILLYLNKFSNPVTGKTIAKYLNVSVRTIQTEIKVINKTYGFKVIESSNKGYTLNRNKVKNTVFLIPNEDDFTSILKLLILEDISNLDDLADKLFLSPSALQQRLKKIDAKLKKYNLNILRQDNHVKINGSEYHKRQLIHDMIMRETKLNFNNIESASNYFININIQRIQDIIMTAIRRHGYYVESCYAPSLIINILIALSRIRENYFIESQSIDATPNTTEYQIAKEICEQLGNHWYISITENDVQYISMIIMGRVKADTSNLTHDNTEANQSVEILKIIKNTFNYYMLSVDYNDSFLTKFIEHINALIVRARSNQCAINLISENLKEMSPFVYDVAIHLAQSLEEYFDIKITDEEIGLLSVYIGFVIEQSTASNHLVNILLACDEYHHIADYILSKLKSNYKNQIRIINVVNNLTPTMDLQNVDLIIHTTSINVLGKKSVLISPFYTEEDSLNIDNAINAVLIKKRKKRNQDLLLTYFDEKLYFKNKGIKNKVNAIKFLGNHLEKMNICEKGFTESVLRREAISSTCFLGTFAVPHAIELNAKFTQFCVLIEEDGIKWDDNNINCVFMIAVSKDDRKAFMEIYSGIVQILCDKESIDKLIKAPDFSSFINHFNR from the coding sequence TTGTATCTAACGAGTCGTCAAAAAAAAATTTTACTTTATTTAAATAAGTTTAGTAATCCAGTTACAGGTAAAACAATCGCAAAATATCTTAATGTTTCAGTAAGAACTATTCAAACTGAGATTAAAGTTATCAACAAGACTTATGGATTTAAAGTTATCGAATCTAGTAATAAAGGTTATACTTTAAATCGCAATAAAGTAAAAAATACTGTTTTTTTGATACCAAATGAAGATGATTTTACTTCAATCCTAAAACTTTTGATTTTAGAAGATATATCAAACCTAGACGATTTAGCAGATAAGCTTTTTCTCAGTCCTAGCGCGTTACAGCAGCGATTAAAAAAAATAGATGCGAAGTTAAAAAAATATAATCTTAATATATTACGGCAGGACAATCATGTTAAAATCAACGGATCGGAATATCATAAACGACAACTTATTCATGACATGATTATGAGGGAAACTAAATTAAATTTTAATAATATTGAGAGTGCATCAAATTATTTCATAAACATAAATATCCAAAGGATACAGGATATAATTATGACAGCAATACGAAGACATGGTTATTATGTGGAATCTTGCTATGCACCGAGTTTGATTATCAATATACTAATTGCCTTATCTAGGATTCGTGAGAATTATTTTATCGAAAGTCAGAGCATTGATGCTACGCCGAATACAACTGAATACCAGATAGCAAAAGAAATCTGCGAGCAATTAGGCAATCATTGGTATATTTCCATAACTGAAAATGATGTTCAATATATATCAATGATTATCATGGGGCGAGTTAAGGCCGATACTAGTAATTTAACGCATGATAATACAGAAGCAAATCAGTCAGTAGAAATTTTAAAAATAATTAAAAATACATTTAACTATTACATGCTAAGCGTGGATTATAATGATTCGTTTTTAACTAAATTTATTGAACATATTAATGCTCTTATAGTAAGAGCCCGTAGCAATCAGTGCGCAATAAATCTAATTTCTGAAAATTTAAAGGAAATGAGCCCATTTGTTTACGATGTTGCAATACATTTAGCCCAATCATTAGAAGAATATTTTGATATAAAAATCACAGATGAGGAAATAGGACTTTTGAGTGTTTACATAGGGTTTGTTATTGAACAATCTACAGCTAGCAACCATTTAGTTAATATTTTACTCGCTTGCGATGAGTACCACCACATTGCGGATTATATTTTATCAAAATTAAAATCAAATTATAAAAATCAAATTAGAATTATAAATGTGGTAAACAACTTAACTCCTACAATGGATTTACAAAATGTAGATTTAATTATACACACTACTTCAATTAACGTATTAGGTAAAAAATCAGTATTAATAAGTCCTTTTTATACTGAAGAAGATTCTCTGAATATTGATAATGCTATCAATGCAGTGCTTATTAAGAAAAGAAAAAAGCGAAACCAAGATTTACTTCTGACTTATTTTGATGAAAAATTATATTTTAAAAATAAAGGTATTAAAAATAAGGTTAACGCAATAAAATTTCTCGGAAATCATCTTGAAAAAATGAATATCTGTGAAAAGGGCTTTACTGAATCGGTTTTAAGGCGTGAAGCAATTTCATCTACTTGCTTTTTAGGAACATTTGCTGTCCCACACGCTATAGAACTAAATGCTAAATTTACCCAATTTTGTGTATTAATTGAAGAAGATGGTATAAAGTGGGATGATAATAACATCAATTGTGTTTTTATGATAGCAGTTAGCAAAGATGATCGAAAAGCTTTTATGGAAATTTATAGTGGCATCGTTCAAATTTTATGTGATAAAGAATCAATTGATAAACTCATAAAAGCCCCCGATTTTTCGTCATTTATAAATCACTTTAATCGGTAG
- a CDS encoding AbgT family transporter, whose product MIQKELKSKGGFERFLDWVERVGNKLPHPFFLFVYLTIAIMLLSAILSMLGISAINPGSGEEVMVKNLLTREGVEWMLVNALKNFTGFAPLGLVLSMQMGIGLAEQAGLLSAFMRKTMYGAPLWAISLAVMFVGINGNIASDASIVIIPTLAASIFLSLGKNPLVGLMAGYAAACAGFSANLIIAGTDALLAGITQEAVKIIDPSIQVNPSINWYFMFASTFIFTFVGAWVTEKIIAPRLGEYKGKIKVTENQDLTPIENLALKNTGKAALVFLAILAVAVLPKNAILRNAETGGLIPSPFLNGIIPILMLFFITIGAAYGKTVGTIKTAGDIPKLMAEAVKTMSGYIVLVFIIGQFVAYFNWTNIGVIIAVKGAEFLQTVGFTGLPLIIGIILLSTIVNIFIGSGSAKWSILAPIFVPMLMLLGYSPAMTQVIYRIGDSSTNPITPLFPYFPIALGLAQYYDEDAGMGTLMSLMLPYALIFLIVWILQLIVWMVLDLPLGPGAGIYM is encoded by the coding sequence ATGATTCAAAAGGAATTAAAATCAAAAGGAGGTTTCGAGAGGTTTTTAGACTGGGTTGAACGTGTAGGGAATAAACTACCGCATCCGTTTTTCTTATTTGTCTACTTGACGATAGCTATAATGCTCTTATCTGCCATTTTGTCTATGCTGGGGATTTCAGCGATAAATCCCGGCAGCGGAGAAGAGGTGATGGTTAAGAACCTTTTAACGCGAGAAGGTGTAGAGTGGATGCTGGTAAATGCCCTCAAAAACTTTACCGGTTTTGCTCCCCTTGGGCTGGTGCTTTCTATGCAAATGGGCATCGGTCTTGCGGAACAGGCGGGCTTGCTGTCTGCCTTTATGAGAAAAACCATGTATGGTGCGCCTTTATGGGCTATTAGTTTAGCGGTAATGTTTGTAGGTATAAATGGAAACATTGCATCAGATGCTTCCATAGTCATTATACCGACACTTGCGGCAAGCATCTTTCTTTCGCTGGGCAAAAATCCGCTGGTAGGTCTTATGGCAGGATATGCTGCAGCCTGTGCCGGATTTTCTGCAAATCTTATAATAGCCGGAACTGATGCGCTACTTGCAGGCATAACTCAAGAAGCGGTAAAAATCATAGATCCAAGTATTCAGGTCAACCCCTCTATTAACTGGTACTTTATGTTTGCCTCAACATTTATCTTCACTTTTGTTGGAGCATGGGTCACTGAAAAAATCATAGCACCGAGACTTGGAGAATACAAAGGCAAGATAAAGGTTACAGAAAACCAAGACCTTACACCTATTGAAAATCTTGCCCTAAAAAATACGGGCAAAGCAGCCTTGGTATTTCTTGCAATCTTGGCTGTTGCAGTACTGCCTAAAAATGCCATTTTAAGGAATGCTGAAACCGGCGGCCTGATACCCTCGCCGTTTTTAAACGGTATTATTCCCATTCTGATGTTGTTTTTTATAACGATTGGTGCAGCATACGGGAAAACCGTCGGCACCATAAAAACTGCAGGCGATATACCAAAGCTTATGGCTGAAGCCGTAAAAACCATGTCTGGATATATAGTGCTGGTTTTCATCATAGGCCAGTTTGTAGCCTACTTTAACTGGACTAATATAGGTGTCATAATAGCGGTAAAAGGCGCGGAATTTTTGCAAACTGTGGGATTTACCGGTTTGCCGCTAATCATAGGAATAATTTTACTTTCTACTATAGTAAACATATTTATCGGCAGCGGCTCCGCCAAGTGGTCTATACTTGCACCCATATTTGTACCAATGCTGATGCTGCTCGGCTATTCTCCGGCAATGACTCAGGTGATATACCGTATTGGAGATTCTTCCACCAACCCTATAACACCGCTTTTTCCATACTTCCCCATAGCGTTGGGTCTTGCTCAATACTATGATGAAGATGCCGGAATGGGGACCTTGATGTCTTTGATGCTGCCATATGCATTGATTTTTTTGATAGTGTGGATATTGCAGCTGATAGTGTGGATGGTCTTAGATTTACCATTAGGGCCGGGAGCAGGCATTTATATGTAA